The bacterium genome includes a region encoding these proteins:
- a CDS encoding response regulator gives MKEILVVDDSSTMRQLMRMVLTKHMACHVTEAPDGVVALEQLRAKQFDLVVTDVNMPRLDGLGLITAIRSELSSAVPIIVVTTKGSEGDRERGLELGANTYLTKPINGAAVAAAIAQVLAA, from the coding sequence GTGAAGGAGATCCTGGTGGTGGACGATTCCTCGACGATGCGTCAGCTGATGCGGATGGTGCTGACCAAGCACATGGCCTGCCATGTCACCGAGGCCCCGGACGGGGTCGTCGCGCTCGAGCAGCTGCGGGCCAAGCAGTTCGACCTCGTCGTGACGGACGTCAACATGCCGCGTCTCGACGGCCTGGGCCTCATCACCGCGATCCGGAGCGAGCTGTCCTCGGCGGTCCCGATCATCGTCGTGACCACCAAGGGGAGCGAGGGCGACCGGGAGCGGGGGCTCGAGCTCGGCGCGAACACCTATCTCACCAAGCCGATCAACGGCGCCGCGGTGGCGGCGGCCATCGCTCAGGTCCTCGCCGCGTGA
- a CDS encoding GAF domain-containing protein, with translation MAQKVERDPGEGPAGAGSVVRAYNRSKAFVEEVMRENELLRYKVLHLEQELVRSRQEHASRAGDVMSENFQLRRQLEEIKTRFDQLNRQSEDFRERYQEVERQNENLLNLYVSGYQLHSTLDEETALSVVREILLNLVGAEAFALWLVDGASGRMTLLSLTDESGLEDGVRPRIPAEALDSLRAGNSWFGRERRDGDPLCCVPLKLEERTVGAISIHRLLTQKPEFTGLDEEILGLLAAQAAATLIGARLYSRSGQELVWADGDCGAAA, from the coding sequence ATGGCCCAGAAGGTCGAGCGGGATCCGGGTGAGGGGCCGGCGGGCGCCGGCTCGGTGGTCCGCGCCTACAACCGCAGCAAGGCCTTCGTCGAGGAGGTCATGCGGGAGAACGAGCTGCTGCGCTACAAGGTGCTGCACCTCGAGCAGGAGCTGGTGCGGTCGCGCCAGGAGCACGCGAGCCGGGCCGGCGACGTGATGTCGGAGAACTTCCAGCTGCGCCGGCAGCTCGAGGAGATCAAGACCCGGTTCGACCAGCTCAACCGGCAGAGCGAGGACTTCCGCGAGCGCTACCAGGAGGTCGAGCGCCAGAACGAGAACCTCCTCAACCTCTACGTCTCGGGGTACCAGCTGCACTCGACGCTCGACGAGGAGACGGCGCTGAGCGTCGTGCGCGAGATCCTCCTGAACCTCGTCGGCGCCGAGGCGTTCGCGCTCTGGCTCGTCGACGGGGCGAGCGGCCGGATGACGCTGCTGAGCCTCACGGACGAGAGCGGCCTCGAGGACGGCGTGCGGCCGCGCATTCCCGCCGAGGCGCTCGATTCGCTGCGCGCCGGCAATTCGTGGTTCGGCCGGGAGCGGCGCGACGGCGATCCCCTCTGCTGCGTCCCGCTCAAGCTCGAGGAGCGGACGGTCGGCGCCATCAGCATCCACCGGCTCCTCACGCAGAAGCCGGAGTTCACCGGGCTGGACGAGGAGATCCTCGGCCTGCTCGCGGCGCAGGCCGCCGCGACGCTGATCGGGGCGCGGCTGTACTCGCGCTCCGGGCAGGAGCTGGTCTGGGCCGACGGCGACTGCGGGGCGGCCGCCTAG